In the Silene latifolia isolate original U9 population chromosome 1, ASM4854445v1, whole genome shotgun sequence genome, AGTCAGAGCAAGTTCAATGTATTGGCTTAGGAACTTGCTTGCAATTTTTAGTGGACTGTTCGAATGGTTTGGTAACTCAAAATTATTGGTGGTAGCATAACCATAACTGAAAAAGCTACGGTTACACTTAGTGTATAAAATTTTTCATACACTTAGTGTCAGAACCAACATACATTTACTCTGACACTTACATTTTCTTTGGTATGTAGATTATCAAATATACAGCATACATCACCAGTCCCATACAACTTGTACCAAGAATACCAACTTGGGACATAGATCAATAAAATGCTACAGGAatcgactcgactcgactcgacaCGATAGGATACTGCTACTACCAATCGGTTGGTTTCGTTTACATCAGAGTAATCACTAAAATCTTATTCTACCATTGGCTCGGGTTTGCAGGTATTTGAGCAAACCCCATCAGAGGTAATTTCATCTTGGTATTTTTGCAGAATCATGCTGCAGTTATTCATCGTGATGGCATCAAGAAGGCCATGGTTCCATAGTTTGACCATAAATAATCTCCAGCACCTGCtattggaagaagaagaagaagaagaaagcggAAAAATGAAATCCACATTCAGTAACAATCAAACATGTTATCAGGCAAAATTAGATTAATGCTTCAAGGCCGCCCGTCTGTGGCGGGGTGGGGTCGTGGGGAGGATTCAGATGCAAACATCTCGACTCCTGTGATAAAAAAACACAATTGCGAGAAATGACCCATAATGAAAATTTCGTGTTATAACTTGTTTTGAAAAAGACCTAGTTCAGATTAAACAAGATTTCGCAAAGGGCGCAATAAAAATGGGAACGCAAGTACAAGTACGCACTTTGTCAAAGGTTAACCGAAAAAGGCAATGGCACGTGTAAAATCTAAATGAATCACTCCAGAAAAGAAGAATAATGAGACTTTTAGAATGGGACGGAGCTAATTGCATTGAGACTTTGCAGCTGCTACTTCACAGACAATGAACCGAACTATTGAAATTAATTGCCAATAACATTACCAGAAGAGAGCAGAGGACTGAACCAACGATTTGCCGTGGAGCTGCAAAAACGCCTCACAAGCCCAAGGAACATGACCATCAGCCAAGACCCTATGAAATGAAAGAGAACAGCAGAGatcaaaaccctaaaatataTATACGGAGAAACTATAAAAATGAGCAGGATAGAAAATTAGATATATCCATAAAAACTAATCGAGAAGGAACTGGAAGAGGGGGAGCAAAGTACCTTTGTTTTCTAACAAATGAATTCCATAGATTCATTAGGTGCTTCTCGTCTCTAGACACATCTACGAAATCATCAAGCATCTGCAGTAAAAAGCAAAACACTATCAGCATTCAGAATATTTTAGCTCCTAGTCGCCTAAAAGGTCAGCAGCGAGGTTTTATCAACATAGGAATGTATCTGAGTCGATCCGACGTGTATTTATTCAATTAAAAAGCTTTTGCCTGAACTAAACTTTAGTGCTTGTGCAGATTATCAAGCTTGTTCACGAAAAAACTTTTTGaaaataattgatttgagatgGTAATTTTGAAAAATAGATGGCATGTGGTAAGAATTATATACAGTTGAATCATGTACTGTATATCTTAGTCATAGATGCATTGAATGTTGAATCAAAGCATCTGTTATTTAGAAACTACTATGGAGTATTATTCACAAGAGAATATCACGTGTAGAAAATATAACGCTCGGAGCTTTTCACATTTGTTTCAGGTTCTGAAGATATACTTCcaactaaaaatttaaattaTACCAATATTCTTTGGAATCCAACGCAGTTGCACAATTTCATAGTAGAGCGTAACATTTACAACGCAGAATGGGAGCATGAGAAAATGACCAAACATACCCTTCGATCTTCAAGATTGGCAACGTCATGGTCAACCTCATCTTCACTATCCCTGTCTGCCATTACTTGGTCAAGACCCATTGGCTTCACAAACAAGGAAAGAAAATCATAATTAACATCACGAACAATTATACATGCAGAAATGTAAAACAAATTTAAGTGAAGTATACTAGCTATGGAAGACCTATTGAAGAACAAAAATGAAGATGTGAAAGAAAGAGAATTATATCTGAGCAGCACCATGGACTTTACAAGTTCTGACAGAAACTCACAACTCACAAGTTCCCGATGTCAATCGTTTGACATGCCAATTTTTGTGAAATGTTTTATATTTTGGACAACATGAATTGTCGAAGTGTTTTTCTTGTATTGGATACGCAGACAAAACCAATGTGAGTAAGGAAGTAACATACGTTGATACCTTATAAGTTTTAAATCATTTAGAACAATGGAACATTTATAAACCCCCGCCCCTCAGCCGAATAGTATATTGTAATCTTTTTTTACTCCTCTCATTCTTCGTCTTAAATGGACACATCAATCAGAATGGTAGAGAGAAGGGACTGGACTTACCGTTAATATTTGTTTTATTACAATTTACAAGTCATTATAGATGGTACAAGTGTACTACAACCCACTCTCTAAAAAAAGGGCGTATAGAAAAGTATAGAAAATGACGTCTTCTTCAAGGAGACCTAAGCTATCTCCTATAAAAATCTCAGCAATGATTCAAGGACTGTATTACTAATGGGTTGCTTGTCGTAAAGCTAAGGAGTAAAGGAAGCAGTTACAAACTTGCCTAGTGTATCTACCATCATAGTGCATCTGTGTTGCTAAGGAATATTTGTTTTCCCTTGTTATTACTTATCATCACACTTAGCTCAGAGCAACACAGATTTCAGGTGCAGGAACATTACCTTGAAAATTCACACGGTACAATTTCATGCCAATCACACGTAAACATCAAAAACATCATATTACTTTATCTAACAAACTTTCGATGTGCAGGGCCCAAACAAACAGGGAttgaaatacaataaaatattcACCAAGTCTTTTCAATGAGATAATTACCTGGGATCTGTGAGAATGATAAAACTGTCGCTTCTGTAAGAGCATGGAGCTGGAAAGATTATAAAAATGTTAAGAAGGTTGAAAtcgctaaaaaaaaaaaactaggtgTAAACTATAGACTAAATCTCACATTACAAATACACCAAACATGTTACTCCGTACATGGCAAACAAATGGGCGCACACTCCTACGTATCATGTCATCAAAGATACTCAGAAACTAGAGGATTAACTTGAAGCATAACGCAAGTGACATGACGCATAACTTGCTAAAGAGACTcactttcaattctcatttcgtCAAAGCAACCAAGATACTAAAAGCTAACATATTATGCAGTAGTCAATGTTACATTTAATTCACATTACTAAAATATGTCAATCACCATTCGTTTTTGTATGGatatatatagaaattgttcTACACTGCCTTTAGTAAGTCTAGGAAAGATCCAGATACAGATAggatctctcttttttttttttatctaaaGAGAAGAAATGAAATGgatttgatgatgaataagaTCTATATTTCTATGAGTTTTTAGAATGATATGATTGACAAACAAGCGCACATCTACCGAAAGGGCTATTCAGCCTCGTGAGTCGTGACTATATTAGGGAAGTCATCAAGGGCACAAAAAAATATCTCCCAATAATCCAAAAATTGCAATTTAAAAGATCGATTGGGCAAAATAGCTTTCCGATGTCTTGAAGTTAGCTTATTTGTGTTTGGAGGGTAGGTGGCTACCCTTTCCTTGTTTTATCACATTCTTCGTAGTTTATTCTACATCAAGTTTCGGTCAATGTCGCACAATTAGGTCCACTCATGGTATTAAAATTCAATTTCAGACTTGTTCTCAGAATCAAGCATTGTAGCCTAAACTTGGCCATGCGGCCATAAACGTAGAAAGAACTGCCTAAAAATGCCGTTGCTGAGTTGCAGTAACCTTCAAAACAATGATACTTGGGCGCGATTTGGTCCCATAATTAATGTCAGGGGTTCAGTGCTCTAGGAACTCAATAATTCACACCTTTCACCATACTAATCTAGCAAATATCATTTCACATAATGAGCAGTAATTCCaaacaaaaagaaaaagcaaAGTAGATGGACGAAAAACAAGGAAAGAATCATCTATATACCTTCTAGAAGCTGTATGATCAGAAGAGAGTTTTCTTGATTTTGCATGTGGAAGCAATGAAGTAGTTAGACTTCTCTCTACAGACATAGTATGCAAGCAGTCTATGTCTTCTACAGACTGAGCTCTAGCAACCGGCACCCCCTGATTTCCGTTGCCTACAACACAGCCAGTGCCATTTGATACAGCATTTTCAAAGCTACAACAGGATTCCCCTTGTAGCCTGGAGCTATGCAAGTCTCTCGCAACTTGACCACCTGCAACAAAATGTCGAACGGAGTCATGCAAAAGTTCCCCTGGTGCTCCTGAAGAGGAGTTGCCCACATTGTAACTTCTCAAAAGAATTTGAATAAAAATTCATACCCTCGTTACTCTCAAGAGGACCACTATGCAATCTGTCAGTGCCTGGCGGAATCAAGGCTGATTCCAATACATGTGGAAATACATGTTTTCCTTTCTCTAGTGGATCTTCTGGTCTAATACGCTTTCGGGGCCTCGAACTGTTGAAAATGGTTAAAAAAATTTAATTCCTGTTAGTAAAAAGGACTTCTCGATAATCTCCTGCCTACAGGTAGAATTAAGATTCTCAAAACAAACTTTCCTGCGCATAGTCAGACTCACCAGTACGAAAATGATTGCATTTGAGGCTCAGTTTCATCTGCAGATGTCTGTGAGTTACACATATGAATCCTCGCATTAGGATACGCAGAGAAGACGTTAAACATTTTAATTGAATTTGCAGTAGATTATCTATCTATCACTCGATTTTGAGTCTTTGAGGCCATTTTTTTCAAAATTGATTTTAAGAGTTTTAGCAAGGTACAGACTTTAGgcttatgaagctttgtatgaATCAACAAGTCATAGTGAAAAAAGACTCTCGGTTGCATGGAGACTATACGGGTTATTTAGAAGCTGAGAATTATGCAATCTTAATCATTCCTTTCCTTGAATGCTAGAAAATTTTATCATTTTCTTATATGAATTTCTTACCAAAGCCAAGTAATTAAATTGCTTTGGTAATAATTAGGTTTTTCTTACTAAATTGCTTTGTCTGGTGGTTGTATCATAAATAGAAAAGGTAATGAATTCCTATTAGCTGGCTCGGTACAAGGCATTGATTAATAGCTTACCTCTGAACATAAGGTATCAGTTCTGACTGAGATATTCACCGCTCTATACTCCTCACTTGTCTGCCaggaaagggaaaaaaaaaagttattttcGCATGCAGGGAGTCATAAGTTTTGACGGAGACAATTAAGTTCAACACGGCATTACTAACCCAGAATTCACATTTAAACAGGTCATGTGAGGTGATCAAATGGAAACGAAGGCCCTGCAAATAGAGGACAAAAATTATTTTCTTgccaaaaattagaaaaaaaggGGGAAAAGTTGAATATGCTTCCAGTGATTAACCAAAAAAAATTAGACTTTCCGGAAACTTTCCCCCATGTTAAAGAATAGAGAGGTTGAGCCGTTAAGCATGGACGATCCCTGACGAAAGTCTAGTCAAATGGCCAACACTTCAAAATATAGGAAGTGCACATAGTTTAGCAAGTTGTTTTTCTTTATTTCACCATACTCCAAAACCAAAGAATATTGAATCTTTCGATTCCATCAGATATGAAAATAATCAGCACACTTCACGAGGAAAAAAAAATAGTCAAGTTTTGTTGGGAGGGATTATGAATAATATGTACCTTGAAGCTCGCGCATCTCACAAGACAAAAAGGACATGTGAAATGTCTCATGACTGCAAGTTAACAAAGAAAAGTTATCTAGTTAGTGATGTTAATAGAAACAAGTGTATATTTGTATAATTTTTAGACGGAATAAAATccattgaaagaaaaaaaaaacttacttTCGGTCTTCCGAAGCAAGTTGTTCTGGTCTCTATAGTTGAAGATTACATTTTGATCCATCGGCCTACAAACAGGACATAAAAAATATCAACTTTAGCTCAATTTAGCAACCTACACATCATACATGAATTGTAATTGTAATTATACATTAAAGCAGGACACTAGAAAGTAAATAGCGCTTTTCAACTATTTGTTTCAACAGGTACAACATTGAAATAGGAATCGCCCGTGTGGCGGTATAAACTACTATCACACCACACAACACAGCCCCATATGGAGTATACGCATGAGTTGAGCATAGTGGCACAGGTGTGGgtacaaaaaccataaaaaaacgAGAATGAGCACAGGTGTTGTTTCGACATAAATTTCCACAACTATCCACCTGCAACGCACAACTCTTGTCATCAACCACTATCCTCCCTTATTGTAAAATTGTAAAATGTTTAATTTACATTGCTCGGTAGTTGGTCCTTTCTATTTCCCTAAGATCGCAGCTTAAAACCTCAGTTggctcctcttttatcaatggatttcctcattttcaactttctctctcatctttctTTGACAATCTTGTTATTCCTCTTTCCTGCCATACTACTCATGAAGTTGTGTAACGTATTATCGTAACAATTTCTCGTGGTCTTTTGTCCTCAAGCAAGCCATATTTTAACATTTAACTTGGCGTTGTACCCAACACATTTTAAGATTTCAAAGATAGGTTCTAAGTGACGCTCTTTAGACACGAAGCCATGGAGGATTGATTCATCTAGCAGCAGAGGAAATAGTGCATCAGGAAAGTTACCGTGTTTTCCATTTTGCCTCAATTTTGTAGTTCAGGCATCTTGAAAGAAATGGCGGCTGCATGACCATACATATGAATCAGGCGAGAAAGAAGATCGTGTGAAAGGGAACATAAATGTAATAAATAACAAAAACTGAATGAAAACAACTCATGGATGGGAGCATTTCCACGAGTTTAAAACTACAAATAGAGCAAGGGTTTCGATAAAAATAGGTCATCTAGACTGAATGAAAACAATAAGAGCATTAACAGAATTGTTCATGATGTTGGAGAGGCTAAAAAATCCCCGAACAAAGCGGAACAAAGGGAATGTCATTTAAAGAGGTGATATAAGCATCGATGAGTCAGTGAGGCTGTAGATATTAGCTTCGCTAGAGTGTCATTGTAGAGTCAGTGAGGCTGTAGATATTAGCTTCGCTAGAGTGTCATTGTAGAGTAGTTACTCATGcactatgttactccgactcttcTTATTACCTTGCATTCCTGTATCTGACACTCAATGCTGGGACATGGGTATAACACTTGGACATTACATTTTAAGCCAAAAGTTGAAGACTTTTCATAAAATAGTCGTGTTCGACACTTGGATATGCATCTGGGTCAGACACTTCTAAATGAGTCTAAGTATCATAGCTCATGCATCAAGCCTCGACTAATCAGAAATTGTTAAGAATGAACTTATTTAAGCAAGGATTCTTAAACTTACATTATATTGAGCCCGTCGTTGAAGAATATTATACAACTCTACCGGCTTGCAGTATATTAAGAGGCATTCTTCAGCAGCAATAGCCTCTTCTGCATTTATAGATGGACGAGAGTTCTGAAGGCACATTTAAGCTAAACACACAAAACCCCTGGAGCTTCGATTCCTGTGCCAAAACAACCACAAACATCCTCAATACATGATAACATTGATCTCCATATATTCAATCAAAGCAAATTTTAAACTGAATTTCATACTTGCTTAACTTAGAAACATTCAAATTCTCAATTCAAACAATTTGAAGCTAGTCCAACTTATGGACACATATTACTCCTATAGATCATCGTCTGAAAGACTCTAAGCATCACGCCCACAGCATGGTAAAACGGTAATTAATGACACAAACTAACCCTAactacaccccccccccccccccaccccaccCCAATTCCAACTTATTGACACATTAGTCCAAATATCCATCCCAAAAAAACCCGCCAACAACAACATTAACCCAGCGTCTCAAATGCTCAAAGCATCGCAGCTACAACGAGGTAACCGGTAATTAAGGACGAAAACACCCTTACCTCTAACCCCCTCCTCAACCCCAACCCCTCATTATAAAAACAGATTCTTTACAGATGACCCATAACAAAAACTGCCATCAATTTCACTTTCCCAAATCATACAAACCCGTGAATATTTACATAACGACGACAAAACCCGAGAATCACCCATCAAAATacacaaccttttttttttttccctaaaTGGGTTTATGACAGCCAAAAAAGCTACATTATTACATGCTCAATTACAATTACTCCTAATATTTTCCATCCATCAAAGCTTAATTATTAAACTAAGCCCCAATTATCAGCTAAACCAATGTGATCATACTGCAATTATACACCAAAATCAATACAAAAAGAATCCAGCTTTCTATCAGTAATAATTTGGTACAGATTTAGATAAACATTATATATAATTTAATGCAAAAGCTAACAATTTTTTATGAAAGAATGAAAAGGGTAATTTAGAGAAGCTGGGAAAAAAATGTACCTGAAGATTATCAGCAGAAAACGGGGAAGAGAATTGAGGAATGCAGTGTTAATAAGGAAGAGAGATGTAAGGAATCAAATGGTGTTTGTGTTTTTTCTGTTGAAAACGGGGGCCACTTTTACTTATGAGCTTCTTGTTGCAAGACTTTCTTTATTCGTCGTTTGGTCCGTCGTAgtaataacacaaattctcattatagacggacactattcgtctatacgtatagacggatatcacttcccctcacaaaatacccatttgccataaagtggaaagcacatgggggtgacCCACCTTGTCcctctacccattttattataggtctttacccgtctattcgccccacccgtctataccaagacctattgtagtAATAATTATACTCGAGATTTTGAGAGTATTTAGGATTAAGTATTTTAAATCTCTTATACTAAAACAATAAGAAATCTCTAAATTTTTTcgcctaaatgaatttggctaTAATTGGTTTATTTATATCATATCTATAATTGAGTTTTTTTATTatatctgatggggcatattctgcaccgctgaccaagtcaacacactgagcaaggtcaaagatatccacagcaagtcaacgacttagatagcctagccgatgcatcccatcggctcaccactggtctcggcgtgacaacatGCCACCGGACACATCCGCgtctcatatccaagaccctcggcgagtcaacattgtccgccgccgctataggtccctcggccgaggggtagatcgatcttttcCACCgctaagccacttggccacttggccactacgtgacaaaaggtgaaagtctataaatactcctcaaccttctttgaggaaaggatctcacaattataacctaaatacactattcatctggtaatatctcccttatctctctacaatatacaccTAGCCAAGTTACACACAATCCTTTAAGTTtatcgacttgagcgtcggagtgagtacgcttgcaCACACGCCCAAGCCCTCGCCtgcgttcattgttgcagggaaGGCCGcgagggacgatagaagcaagaaggattcaactcaagacatcatactacaagccacgggtggtaactaatcactgctctggaattatacccggaacaattggcgccgtctgtgggaaattgacactagaagctagtcacattcattcccaaaaacaaaaaaaaaaaaaacacaaaaacccacccaaaaagctaagaaaatgtcgaaaaaGAAGAGGTGTTCGTGAATCGACGAGCCCCTCCACccggatgataccttcaacaattctcgAGTCGAGCGGCCCTCCCACCTAcgtgagtaatccaaccggagttcgggatgccgataataccagatacgccacgccaccaaccagtcaccatcatgggacatgtggttgacatagcaaaacgaaaatggtcctggacctaattagcaaTGCGTCGCTcacgctcacaccgtcacaccgacaagagcggcggaaaccacccaggagaccagggcccaaaacgtgactccgagaaatctgaacggagcactaggagaagttgacccagtcaagacgccgggggagcccaaagtgggcgcggtagacctaagtccttcccgcactcgcggaaggacagcgtccccgccacacgaacgaggcataccccaaagaagcgaggagtccgactcggcgagttggagaaggagtcatagtcgaagaaggagcccctcccgctacgaggggagAAGCCCggatagggatgcgaggagccgatcgccacgtgtcattcaacACGTGGTCGCaaccctcaacgcctacgtcctagaagtcccggtgccaaacAAGCTAAAAcgccacccctatcatacaaggGGGATAGCGATCCacccgaccacgccgaggctttcgagtcttacatgtcggtatgggagcagcccgacgaggtctcagtgccgaattttcccaacaaccccgcatgggatggctcggagccggtacaaagggcttcccgatggctcggtgtactactacgccgaccgaAGGGCGCTTTCCTAACCCAAGACTCtcgcaataagagaagggccgtagagacctccgacctcctaactatcgacggagggggcgagtctctccggctacgtgaagaggtttgatggaaaggtccagtgattcgagaaattaatcccgagtggcggccttcgcgccgatgaagggcctcccgaggggagccttaaaaacgagctcatcaagagcggaggcctaGGGCCGGGACGCCGCCGGAAGCcgggccgaccaggccatcaaggtagaagactatcacaagacctgggtagatcCCAGCGAGCCGAGCACTCGAAAAGAGGAGTCACCGCAGATGGCCAGACGAAGAacgccgcgacaacaacggtTCGCGGTCCGACGGAAAACGCCGTGAGAATAACAGATCACGGTCGGACAGATCCGACCGGCGGCAAGACTCGGGGCGCCGGGTGGAATTGGGAACGTACCACcggaggcggtatagtgaaaaaaccccctcgtcgtatcggcgccgaggtcttcgcccgagcaaaacgagggcccggtggtgggagagacccccaagccaaaaagtgacggtgacacgagccaagatctttgtgagtaccacgccacaccgccatttaaccaacgatcgccgccATCCAAGAATGCCATAGAGGAACCGATCCTAAGaaggaagcctcggcaagtacgtcgcAAAAGGCCAAAAGACGACGGCCGATTCGGATAAAAAGTCCGTTtacgaacggataggagtgattcacgttgtcatcggggcaacgagaacggggtccgctcatgggcacaaacgacacctaaacgagccgtatcgggccatcaactttgtgcccaactcggGGATCCCCTCCTCGCaagcatccccgacatgactattggaagaaaggactacgaaggggtcatcgcccctcacaaatgacccgctCGTAGTCAATTTAGACATATcaaaccac is a window encoding:
- the LOC141592417 gene encoding polycomb group protein VERNALIZATION 2-like isoform X2 — encoded protein: MCLQNSRPSINAEEAIAAEECLLIYCKPVELYNILQRRAQYNPPFLSRCLNYKIEAKWKTRPMDQNVIFNYRDQNNLLRKTEIMRHFTCPFCLVRCASFKGLRFHLITSHDLFKCEFWTSEEYRAVNISVRTDTLCSETSADETEPQMQSFSYCSRPRKRIRPEDPLEKGKHVFPHVLESALIPPGTDRLHSGPLESNEGGQVARDLHSSRLQGESCCSFENAVSNGTGCVVGNGNQGVPVARAQSVEDIDCLHTMSVERSLTTSLLPHAKSRKLSSDHTASRSSMLLQKRQFYHSHRSQPMGLDQVMADRDSEDEVDHDVANLEDRRMLDDFVDVSRDEKHLMNLWNSFVRKQRVLADGHVPWACEAFLQLHGKSLVQSSALFWCWRLFMVKLWNHGLLDAITMNNCSMILQKYQDEITSDGVCSNTCKPEPMVE
- the LOC141592417 gene encoding polycomb group protein VERNALIZATION 2-like isoform X1, which gives rise to MCLQNSRPSINAEEAIAAEECLLIYCKPVELYNILQRRAQYNPPFLSRCLNYKIEAKWKTRPMDQNVIFNYRDQNNLLRKTEIMRHFTCPFCLVRCASFKGLRFHLITSHDLFKCEFWTSEEYRAVNISVRTDTLCSETSADETEPQMQSFSYCSRPRKRIRPEDPLEKGKHVFPHVLESALIPPGTDRLHSGPLESNEGGQVARDLHSSRLQGESCCSFENAVSNGTGCVVGNGNQGVPVARAQSVEDIDCLHTMSVERSLTTSLLPHAKSRKLSSDHTASRSSMLLQKRQFYHSHRSQPMGLDQVMADRDSEDEVDHDVANLEDRRMLDDFVDVSRDEKHLMNLWNSFVRKQRVLADGHVPWACEAFLQLHGKSLVQSSALFCRCWRLFMVKLWNHGLLDAITMNNCSMILQKYQDEITSDGVCSNTCKPEPMVE